A genomic window from Candidatus Kouleothrix ribensis includes:
- a CDS encoding transglycosylase domain-containing protein → MARLRTFQPYARRPAPALAVLRFLGRLLLAFVKLALLAIELAVLAMLCVYYYYGRELEGLEAGIGQHRPAETTQLFARDGQTLLYELVDPQGGRRTVVDLARMPKALRDATIAVEDANFYENPGVDLRGILRAMLQNYQSQAVVSGASTITQQLVRNVLLPPEERTAISFERKLREAILAFKVSRKYSKDQILGLYLNEVYYGNQAYGVEAAAQTYFGKHVWELNVAEASLLAGLPQSPTTLNPLTNLAGARARQKITLGLMVKFGYLTTAEARAAFSAPLNFVPPESSLVAPHFVFYVRQLLEQRYGPDVLYRGGLRVVTSLDLHWQAAAERVVRERVAELRSRNATNAGLVMLSPEGQVLAMVGSVDYKNKAIDGEVNVTLAPRQPGSALKPVVYAAALRRGWTPATVLWDVPTEFKLADGTVYAPHNYDDSWHGPQRLRMALANSLNIPAVKTIEFVGVESFVEQAHAMGITTLNDSSAYGLALVLGAGEVKLLDLTNLYNTIRNGGYRRDPAPILKVINSRGEVLENITESPGRQALGEQGEQIAYLLTDILSDNEARHYMFGADNVMELPDGRPAAVKTGTSNDWRDSWAVGYTRDVTIGVWVGNSDGAPMQEVAGVNGAGTIWRAIMQAYNAGRPILPFPRPTGITEVAICADTGGLAGQACPNPIAEHFVAGSEPKTSDVFVKTVKVAGDGSCLAAPYSPPAEVREQRFAVYPPQYQAWAAANGVPQPPTRYCPPPQSNPSSSIALIGQPSAGALITTTQVLVRGSARGSYTLEWSSAAAPDTWQPIGDGTLGVVDGILGVWATGGLPPGDYVLRLRVLTPEGVPVEARSTLKIAR, encoded by the coding sequence ATGGCACGTCTCCGAACATTCCAGCCCTATGCGCGCCGCCCGGCGCCGGCCCTGGCTGTACTGCGCTTCCTGGGCCGGCTGCTGCTTGCGTTTGTGAAGCTGGCGCTGCTGGCGATCGAGCTGGCGGTGCTGGCCATGCTGTGCGTGTACTACTACTACGGGCGCGAGCTCGAGGGCCTCGAGGCCGGCATCGGCCAGCACCGCCCGGCCGAGACAACCCAGCTGTTTGCGCGCGATGGCCAGACACTGCTGTATGAGCTGGTCGACCCGCAGGGCGGCCGCCGCACCGTCGTCGATCTGGCGCGCATGCCCAAGGCCCTGCGCGATGCCACGATCGCAGTTGAAGATGCCAACTTCTACGAGAACCCCGGCGTCGATCTGCGCGGCATCCTGCGGGCCATGCTCCAGAACTACCAGTCGCAAGCGGTGGTGAGCGGCGCGTCGACGATCACCCAGCAGCTGGTGCGCAATGTGCTGCTGCCGCCTGAAGAGCGTACCGCGATCTCGTTCGAGCGCAAGCTGCGCGAGGCCATCCTGGCCTTTAAGGTCTCGCGCAAGTATAGCAAAGACCAGATCCTTGGCCTGTATCTGAACGAGGTCTACTACGGCAATCAGGCGTATGGCGTCGAGGCCGCTGCGCAAACCTACTTCGGCAAGCATGTCTGGGAGCTAAATGTGGCCGAGGCCAGCTTGCTCGCCGGCCTACCACAATCACCCACCACGCTGAACCCGCTGACTAACCTGGCCGGCGCCAGGGCACGCCAGAAGATCACGCTGGGCCTGATGGTCAAGTTTGGCTACCTGACGACCGCCGAGGCGCGCGCGGCTTTCAGCGCACCGCTAAATTTCGTGCCGCCTGAGTCCAGCCTGGTGGCGCCGCACTTCGTGTTCTATGTGCGCCAGCTGCTCGAACAGCGCTATGGCCCGGATGTGCTGTATCGCGGCGGCCTGCGCGTGGTCACCTCGCTCGATCTGCACTGGCAGGCGGCGGCCGAGCGCGTCGTGCGCGAGCGGGTCGCCGAGCTGCGCTCGCGCAATGCTACCAACGCCGGCCTGGTGATGCTCTCGCCCGAGGGCCAGGTGCTGGCCATGGTCGGCAGCGTCGATTATAAGAACAAGGCGATCGACGGCGAGGTGAATGTGACGCTCGCGCCACGCCAGCCCGGCTCGGCGCTCAAGCCGGTTGTGTATGCCGCCGCCCTGCGCCGCGGCTGGACGCCCGCGACCGTGCTGTGGGATGTGCCGACCGAGTTCAAGCTGGCCGACGGCACAGTCTACGCGCCACACAACTACGACGACAGCTGGCATGGCCCGCAGCGCCTGCGTATGGCGCTGGCCAACTCGCTCAACATCCCGGCAGTCAAGACGATCGAGTTCGTCGGCGTCGAGAGCTTCGTCGAGCAGGCCCACGCCATGGGCATCACGACGCTGAACGATAGCTCGGCCTATGGCCTGGCGCTGGTGCTTGGTGCCGGCGAGGTCAAGCTGCTCGACCTGACCAATCTGTACAATACGATCCGCAACGGCGGCTACCGGCGCGACCCCGCCCCGATCTTGAAGGTGATCAACTCACGCGGCGAGGTGCTCGAGAACATCACCGAATCGCCTGGCCGCCAGGCGCTTGGCGAGCAGGGCGAGCAGATCGCCTACCTGCTGACCGACATACTCAGCGATAACGAGGCCCGGCACTATATGTTCGGCGCCGATAATGTGATGGAGCTGCCCGACGGCCGCCCGGCTGCGGTTAAGACCGGCACCAGCAACGACTGGCGCGACTCGTGGGCGGTCGGCTATACCCGCGATGTGACGATCGGAGTGTGGGTTGGCAACAGCGACGGCGCGCCGATGCAAGAGGTCGCCGGCGTGAATGGCGCCGGCACGATCTGGCGCGCGATCATGCAGGCCTACAACGCCGGCCGGCCGATCCTGCCCTTCCCGCGGCCTACCGGCATCACCGAGGTGGCGATCTGCGCCGATACCGGCGGGCTGGCCGGCCAGGCCTGCCCCAACCCGATCGCCGAGCACTTTGTGGCCGGCAGTGAGCCTAAAACTAGCGACGTATTCGTCAAGACCGTCAAGGTAGCCGGGGATGGCAGCTGCCTGGCTGCGCCATACAGCCCGCCGGCCGAGGTGCGCGAGCAGCGCTTCGCTGTGTACCCGCCACAGTATCAAGCGTGGGCCGCCGCCAATGGTGTGCCGCAGCCGCCGACGCGCTACTGCCCACCGCCGCAGAGCAACCCCAGCAGCAGCATCGCGCTGATCGGCCAGCCGAGTGCCGGCGCGCTGATTACCACGACACAGGTGCTGGTGCGCGGCAGCGCGCGCGGCAGCTATACGCTCGAGTGGAGCAGCGCGGCCGCGCCCGACACCTGGCAGCCAATCGGCGACGGCACGCTGGGCGTAGTCGATGGCATCCTGGGCGTGTGGGCCACCGGCGGGCTGCCACCTGGCGACTACGTGTTGCGCCTGCGGGTCCTTACCCCCGAGGGCGTGCCGGTCGAGGCCAGGAGCACGCTGAAGATTGCGCGGTAG